The sequence TCGCCGGCAGGCTTTCGTCGAAGAGCCCCACCGCCTCGAGCGCCTCGCGCCGCACGAGCGTGCTGCTCGTGCCGAAATGGACGACGTTCGTATGCAGCATGTCGCGCCACACGTCACCGCGCGCCCTCGGGGTCCAGGTGGTGGAGACGCCGTTCGCCTCCTCGACGGCGAGCCCGGTGTAGAACAGCCCGACGCGATCCGGCCGGCGGCGCGACAGCGCGACCTGCCGCTCCAACTTCCGCGGCATCCAGGCGTCGTCGGAATCGAGGAAGGCGAGGAGGCTTCCGCGCGCTTCGCGCACACCCCGGTTGCGAGCGGCGGCGACGCCCGCATTCGCCGGTTGGCGCAGATAGCGCAGGCGCGTGTCCGTGCGCGACCTCACCAAAGCCTCCGTCGCGTCGGTCGAGGCGTCGTCGACGACGATGACCTCGAGGTGGCGATAGGTCTGGGCCAAGGCGCCGTCGAGAGCGCGCGCGAGCGTCCGGGCCCGATTGTAGGTCGGCACGATCACGCTGACGACCGGCTCGGCGCAGGCGAGGGCGGTGCGATCGGCCACGGGCGGACGCGGAGTCGCGCGAGCGCTCGGCGCGCGACGCGACGTGTCCGCCAGATCCTGCAGCGCGCGCAGGAGCCTGCGCCTGCGGGACGGCAAGCCTCCGCGGGCGCCCGCGGGGCGGCGAGACGCTCCGTCCTCGGCCCGCGCGCGCAAGGCTTCGTGCCCCGGGGGGCATTCGGCCGCGAGGCGGCGGTAGGCTCCGCCGAGTGCCGCCTCGCGTTCCGCAGACGGGCCCGCCTCGACCACGAGCCGCTCGATGCTCTCGAGTACCGCGAGGCTGGACATCAGCCCCTCCGGCGTGAGGCGCCGTCCGCTGAGGGTCTGCACGCCGTGCGGCGGGCGGCGGTAGAAGGCGAGCCCGTCGGGGGTCTCGACGAGAGGCACGCCGCGCAGGAGGGCGCGCATCATCAGGTGACCGTCGTCGTTGACGCCGATCCGCGGATCCCAGCCGCCGCTGCGCGCATAGGCGGCACGAGACCAGAGCACCGCGCAGGGCGGGAAGTACCAGCCGGTCAACCAAGCCGCGACCGGATCGCCGCCGGGCGCGCGCGGGACGCAGGAGGCCGGCGCCTCCGACCAGCGCGTCCCGACGAGCTCGTACCGGCGCCAGGGGCAGCAGGCCACGCCGTCGCCCCGTGTCACCAGCGCGGCGCAGAGCGCATCGAGCGCCGTCGGCCCGACCAGATCGTCGGCGTCGAGAAACAGAAGCGCGTCGCCGACCGCCTCCGCGGCGCCGGTCGCCCGCGCCGCGGCGGCGCCGGGACGCGCTTCGCGCAGGAGCCGAACGGACGGGCCGAAGCGCGTCGCGATCTCCGCGCTGCGGTCGCGCGAGCCGTTGTCGACGACGATCACCTCCGATGCCGGCGCCGTCTGGTTGAGCACCGAGCGGACGGCCTGGGCGAGATAGGCTTCGCCGTCGCGGACGGGGATGACGACCGAGACCCGCATCGGCTCAGACCGGGTCCGGCCCGGCGGGCGCCGCAGCGGTGCGGGCGAGCGCGTCGAGGGCCGTCTCCACCGCGGCAGGATCGACGTACATGTCTCGCTCGAGCGGCGAACCCGGGCCGCGCGGCTGCGCCGCGACGATGCCCCAGCGGTGCCCCATCGCGGAAGCGAGAGCGTAGAAGTTGGGATTAGGGAAGCCGAGCCAGGCGATCTCGAGAACGCGGGCCCCGGGCGGGCAGAACATCATGTTCGTCAGTCCGGCGCCGTGCGGCGCCGCGAGAACCGTCGTCTCGCTCATCAGCCGGACCTGCCGCGGGAAGTCGAGCTCCTCCATGAAGACGCGCTGGAAACCAGCCGCCTCGAAGAGCGGCCAGATCTCGTCTTCGTTGGCGAGCTTGCGCATGCGCGCCCGCTCGCGGCTCACGTAGACGCGCCGCGTCGGGGCGGCCGCGACGGGCGCGAGCGCCTCTCGAACCGGCCGAAGCAATTCCGGCCGGAACCGATCCGTTCCGAGGATCGTCAGCCGGGCGACCTCGATCGGGCGGTCACCATCGACCGTGCGGAACGCGTCCGGGTCGAGCCCCATCATTCGCAACGAAGCCCGCATCGCCGGGGTCGGCGACCGGGGAAGGAGAACCTCGCCGAGCGCGCCGCGATCGCGCAGCAGGACCAGCTTCGGCAGGTGCGCGGTCAACCAATGCGAGTGGTTGTCATAGACCCGCTCGCAGATCCAGGTCGCGCGCTCGAAGCGCTGCGGCGGCGCGCCTCGGCGCAGGGCCGCGGCGTGCGCGTCGCGGAACTTCATCTCCCTCAGGTTCAGGGCACGCTGATCGCGGGTGAGGAGCGCGGGGAAGAACTCGCCGCGCCAGTCGTGCACGGGAACGATGCGAGCATCCGGGATCGTCGCGATGAACGTCTCCTCGCTCGTCCGGGCCGGCACATCGCGCATGGAATAGCCCCACCAGCCCGCATCGGCTGGCAGGAGGTCTCGGTCGGCGACGTTGAAGGGAAGCGGGTTGCGTGCGACCGCCCGCGCGTGGATCGTTTCACAGCGCGCGAACGCGACGCCCTTCGCCCGCATGGACGCCACGTGATCCTGAGCCGAGACCGGGACGACATGGCGATAGCCCACCCATGACGGGGGCAGGCCCGCCCTCACGCCGATCGTGCAGGCCTCGCGGACGCCACGCCGCGCGCGCGCCGCCAGGCGCCGACCCGGCCCGAGGCCCTCGGCGCTCGCCGCCGCCGCTCCGTCGCTCGTGCTTCGCATCGTGTCGCATCCCTGCTCGTGCATGGCGGGCAAGACCGCCGAAGGAGGCCGCTGAATGAGCGCCCCGTCGAATTCGCCAGCAACCACGGCCGGGGCGCGGCAGGTTGCCCGCGCGAGATCGAGACGCCGCGAGGGCGGGAGGAGGCGCCGGTCGATCGGCCTGCCTGTCCCGCCGTGCAGGCTCGGAACGTCGCGACCCCGTTCCGGGTTGCCGCTCGTCGGACGTTCTTCGGGTGGAGGGCAATACGCATGATGCGCAGCACGCTGAAGCGGCTCGTCGAAGCCACGCTCAACGTCAAGATATACCGCAAGCCTCCGAGCAAGCACTTCTACCCCACATTGGCAACGATGCGGCGCTGGTCGGAGGCGGACATCGTGTTCGACGTCGGAGCCAACGACGGCAGAACCGTGCAGTTGCTGCAGACCTATCTCCCATCTCCTCGAATCTTCGCCTTCGAGCCGGTGTCCGAGACGTTCGGCGTTCTGCGAGACAGGATGAGCGGGCTCCGAAACGTCTCCGTGCATCCCTATGCGCTCGGCGACGTCGCGGGAGAGGCGGAAATCAACTTGCACGAGCTATCGACGCACAACTCGCTCATCACCGACTCTCCGAGCGGAGGCGGGCGCGAAACCGTCCGCATCGAGACGGTCGACCGTGTCATGAGGGAGTTCGACGTCGGCTTCGTGCACTTCCTGAAGATCGACACGGAGGGATACGAGCTGCAGGTCCTCCAGGGCGCTGCGGACGCCCTCGGGGCTGCGCGAATCGGCATCGTTCAAGCCGAGTTCCACCTGAATGCGGAGGAAGGACTGCAGCGCATCCACGATTTCCTCGGCCCGTTCGGCTACGAGTTGGTGGGCCTGTACAATCAATGCCATTGCGGGACGGAGTTCGCCCATGACTGGCGCTACGCCTCGACGGCCGGCTACAGCCCCCATCGGCTCAGCTATGCGGACGCCGTCTACATCTACACCGGAAACAAGAGATCGCCGCAGCCGGCCTTGATGTAGAGGGCGTTCGGCGTCCCGATCCACAGGCGCCGTTCGGCGCTTCGATAGGGGAACGCTTCCATCGGCCGCCCGTTTCAGGCCCGCCCATTTCCCGGAGGCGAACCGCAATGTTGAACAAGACGGTCTGGCTGCTCTGGCTGCAGGGTTGGGACACCGCCCCCTGGCTCGTCCGTCAGGTCGCCGAATCGTGGAAGATCAACAATCCTGGCTGGAACATCGAGTTCTTGAGCGAGGGAAATCTCGGACGCTACGTCAATGACATCGACTACATCCACAGCGACGACAAGGATATCAGCCCGCAAGCGAAATCGGATATCATCCGCCTCAGCC comes from Salinarimonas sp. and encodes:
- a CDS encoding glycosyltransferase family A protein, coding for MRVSVVIPVRDGEAYLAQAVRSVLNQTAPASEVIVVDNGSRDRSAEIATRFGPSVRLLREARPGAAAARATGAAEAVGDALLFLDADDLVGPTALDALCAALVTRGDGVACCPWRRYELVGTRWSEAPASCVPRAPGGDPVAAWLTGWYFPPCAVLWSRAAYARSGGWDPRIGVNDDGHLMMRALLRGVPLVETPDGLAFYRRPPHGVQTLSGRRLTPEGLMSSLAVLESIERLVVEAGPSAEREAALGGAYRRLAAECPPGHEALRARAEDGASRRPAGARGGLPSRRRRLLRALQDLADTSRRAPSARATPRPPVADRTALACAEPVVSVIVPTYNRARTLARALDGALAQTYRHLEVIVVDDASTDATEALVRSRTDTRLRYLRQPANAGVAAARNRGVREARGSLLAFLDSDDAWMPRKLERQVALSRRRPDRVGLFYTGLAVEEANGVSTTWTPRARGDVWRDMLHTNVVHFGTSSTLVRREALEAVGLFDESLPANEDYDLWLRIARFYEFDFVPDPLTAYRNAGGDGGPDERRSRNFDANMRARQTHLDRWGAEMRAAGVKHLFHLDCARRHLESPYGSGWAARLHLLKAVRAAPREPRLALWLAFSMLPAGLRRRALFPLARARRILPDRLWLGRRGGADVA
- a CDS encoding glycosyltransferase family 61 protein, which encodes MLARRLAVYLDVERGFDEPLQRAAHHAYCPPPEERPTSGNPERGRDVPSLHGGTGRPIDRRLLPPSRRLDLARATCRAPAVVAGEFDGALIQRPPSAVLPAMHEQGCDTMRSTSDGAAAASAEGLGPGRRLAARARRGVREACTIGVRAGLPPSWVGYRHVVPVSAQDHVASMRAKGVAFARCETIHARAVARNPLPFNVADRDLLPADAGWWGYSMRDVPARTSEETFIATIPDARIVPVHDWRGEFFPALLTRDQRALNLREMKFRDAHAAALRRGAPPQRFERATWICERVYDNHSHWLTAHLPKLVLLRDRGALGEVLLPRSPTPAMRASLRMMGLDPDAFRTVDGDRPIEVARLTILGTDRFRPELLRPVREALAPVAAAPTRRVYVSRERARMRKLANEDEIWPLFEAAGFQRVFMEELDFPRQVRLMSETTVLAAPHGAGLTNMMFCPPGARVLEIAWLGFPNPNFYALASAMGHRWGIVAAQPRGPGSPLERDMYVDPAAVETALDALARTAAAPAGPDPV
- a CDS encoding FkbM family methyltransferase, which encodes MMRSTLKRLVEATLNVKIYRKPPSKHFYPTLATMRRWSEADIVFDVGANDGRTVQLLQTYLPSPRIFAFEPVSETFGVLRDRMSGLRNVSVHPYALGDVAGEAEINLHELSTHNSLITDSPSGGGRETVRIETVDRVMREFDVGFVHFLKIDTEGYELQVLQGAADALGAARIGIVQAEFHLNAEEGLQRIHDFLGPFGYELVGLYNQCHCGTEFAHDWRYASTAGYSPHRLSYADAVYIYTGNKRSPQPALM